Proteins encoded within one genomic window of bacterium:
- a CDS encoding MAPEG family protein, with protein sequence MGATATALICFAGWFALLSVAVGLYRGRFVLAGKAPNTFANDGSDLDAFGRRLTRARDNCYETLPLFAAIALGASLAGRLEVTNGLAMWVFYLRVGQSVTHLASTSVPAVNLRATFFFLQMLIYLWWVIRLL encoded by the coding sequence ATGGGAGCGACCGCTACCGCCTTGATCTGCTTCGCCGGCTGGTTCGCGCTGCTGAGCGTCGCCGTCGGTCTGTACCGGGGGCGTTTCGTCCTCGCCGGCAAGGCGCCCAACACCTTCGCCAACGATGGCTCCGATCTCGACGCCTTCGGCCGCCGCCTGACGCGGGCGCGCGACAACTGCTACGAGACGCTGCCGCTGTTCGCCGCCATCGCCCTCGGCGCCAGCCTCGCCGGCCGCCTCGAGGTGACCAACGGCCTGGCCATGTGGGTCTTCTACCTCCGCGTCGGTCAGTCGGTGACCCATCTCGCCTCGACGTCGGTCCCCGCCGTCAACCTGCGCGCCACCTTCTTCTTCCTGCAGATGCTGATCTACCTGTGGTGGGTGATCCGCCTGCTGTGA
- a CDS encoding cytochrome P450, producing the protein MARAAVERVATGTLFNPLRPELRVDPYPYYRRLRERDPVHRSFGASGWVLTRYDDIVGILADRAFSSDERNWVRYQRMSARDVRAGLPDPYADGVISMLRIDPPDHTRLRTLVSKAFTPRAVERLRPRIEAVVVELLDGLAGHDAFDLMQAFASPLPVVIIGEMLGVAVADRERFRHWSNESIRLLGEGNRADRRRAWQALSEMRAWLGEQIAARRRQPCDDLLSALVAAEEAGDRLSERELFATCVLLLVAGNETTTNLIGNGVIALLRHPDQLARLRRDPAHMPAAVEELVRFDSPVQLTTRLVVEERELHGRRLRRGEQIVLVLGAGNRDPARFADPDRLDLDRPEARPLSFGHGLHYCLGAQLARIEAQIGLVHLLDRFPTLRFADAPIAWGDNMILRGPRILPLAA; encoded by the coding sequence ATGGCCCGAGCCGCCGTCGAGCGGGTGGCGACCGGCACGCTGTTCAACCCGCTGCGCCCTGAGCTGCGGGTCGATCCCTACCCGTACTACCGCCGCCTGCGCGAGCGCGATCCGGTGCACCGCAGCTTCGGCGCCAGCGGCTGGGTGCTGACCCGCTACGACGACATCGTCGGCATCCTCGCCGATCGCGCCTTCTCCTCCGACGAGCGCAACTGGGTGCGCTACCAGCGGATGAGCGCCCGCGATGTCCGCGCCGGGCTGCCCGATCCCTACGCCGACGGCGTCATCTCGATGCTGCGCATCGACCCGCCCGACCACACCCGCCTGCGCACCCTGGTCTCCAAGGCGTTCACGCCGCGCGCGGTCGAACGCCTGCGGCCGCGCATCGAGGCCGTGGTGGTCGAGCTGCTCGACGGCCTCGCCGGCCACGACGCCTTCGACCTCATGCAGGCGTTCGCGTCGCCGCTGCCGGTGGTGATCATCGGCGAGATGCTGGGCGTCGCGGTCGCCGACCGCGAGCGCTTCCGCCACTGGTCGAACGAGTCCATCCGCCTGCTCGGCGAGGGCAACCGCGCCGACCGCCGCCGCGCCTGGCAGGCGCTGTCCGAGATGCGCGCGTGGCTCGGCGAACAGATCGCGGCGCGCCGCCGCCAGCCGTGCGACGATCTGCTCTCGGCGCTGGTCGCCGCCGAGGAGGCGGGCGACCGGCTGAGCGAGCGCGAGCTGTTCGCCACCTGCGTCCTGCTGCTGGTCGCCGGCAACGAGACCACCACCAACCTCATCGGCAACGGCGTCATCGCCCTGCTGCGCCACCCCGACCAGTTGGCGCGCCTGCGCCGCGACCCGGCGCACATGCCGGCCGCCGTCGAGGAGCTGGTGCGCTTCGACAGCCCGGTGCAGCTCACCACCCGCCTGGTGGTCGAGGAGCGGGAGCTGCACGGCCGCCGCTTGCGGCGCGGCGAGCAGATCGTGCTCGTGCTCGGCGCGGGCAATCGCGACCCGGCGCGCTTCGCCGATCCCGATCGCCTCGACCTCGACCGACCCGAGGCGCGCCCGCTCTCGTTCGGCCACGGCCTGCACTACTGCCTCGGCGCCCAGCTCGCCCGCATCGAGGCGCAGATCGGCCTCGTCCACCTGCTCGACCGCTTCCCCACCCTGCGCTTCGCCGACGCCCCGATCGCCTGGGGCGACAACATGATCCTGCGCGGCCCCCGCATCCTGCCACTGGCCGCGTGA
- a CDS encoding glycosyltransferase family 39 protein, with protein MLLLLAAWLLIVVVVDPRGDFPLNDDWAYAMAVRRLLAEGAFRPPGWAGMTLLSQALWGAAVASVAGASYTALRCGTLLLGAATVVGTYLLARELRAGRALAMIAALTLAANPLFVVLSFSFMTDVPMLALVVWALLAFARALTSGSRLAWAAGTLLTIAAVLCRQPAMAPALGFTAAALLCPGARRRWALPAIVSLALAGGALWLYQHLMQAYGALPHDYWIRNDFIRQALGSGPRTVWRIASGNTGAAILYTALFLAPLLIAVAPGWRRQRRTWFRWGGAIESAALLVAALALWSSGRPMPLRGNVLITSGLGPITLNDIYIRGLANDPQLPPAWWWAVTALALLATAALIGRLAAALARAWRERADPASPGAARALLLCTAALYLGPCVVIPMFDRYLLPFVPLIGVALTPPDGGRGLHRRARLAAGAALLLLAAYAVGGTHDYLAWNRARWQALRQLAADGVAANRIDGGIEFNAPLFYVEGATTGGVPGRSWWWVADDEYLIAMGPVPGYDVVRELPYGRWLLPGGGRIVVLHRAAR; from the coding sequence GTGCTCCTGCTGCTCGCGGCATGGCTGCTGATCGTCGTCGTCGTCGACCCGCGCGGCGACTTTCCGCTCAACGACGACTGGGCCTACGCCATGGCCGTGCGCCGCCTGCTCGCCGAGGGCGCCTTCCGGCCGCCGGGGTGGGCGGGCATGACGCTGCTCAGCCAGGCGCTGTGGGGGGCCGCCGTCGCGTCGGTGGCCGGCGCCTCGTACACGGCGCTGCGCTGCGGGACGCTGCTGCTCGGCGCCGCCACCGTCGTCGGCACCTACCTGCTGGCGCGCGAGCTGCGCGCCGGCCGCGCCCTGGCGATGATCGCGGCGCTGACCCTCGCCGCCAATCCGCTGTTCGTCGTCCTCTCCTTCAGCTTCATGACCGACGTGCCGATGCTGGCGCTGGTGGTGTGGGCGCTGCTCGCCTTCGCCCGCGCCCTGACGTCCGGCTCGCGGCTCGCCTGGGCCGCCGGCACGCTGCTGACCATCGCCGCCGTGCTCTGCCGCCAGCCGGCCATGGCGCCGGCCCTCGGCTTCACCGCCGCGGCCCTGCTCTGCCCCGGCGCGCGCCGCCGTTGGGCGCTGCCGGCGATCGTCTCGCTGGCGCTCGCCGGCGGGGCGCTGTGGCTGTACCAGCACCTGATGCAGGCCTACGGCGCCCTGCCGCACGACTACTGGATCCGCAACGACTTCATCCGCCAGGCCCTGGGCAGCGGACCGCGCACCGTCTGGCGCATCGCCTCCGGCAACACCGGCGCCGCGATCCTGTACACGGCGCTGTTCCTGGCGCCGCTGCTGATCGCGGTCGCGCCGGGATGGCGGCGGCAGCGGCGCACGTGGTTCCGCTGGGGCGGCGCCATCGAGAGCGCCGCCCTGCTGGTCGCGGCGCTGGCGCTGTGGTCCTCGGGACGGCCCATGCCGCTGCGCGGCAACGTGCTGATCACCTCCGGGCTCGGGCCGATCACGCTCAACGACATCTACATCCGCGGCCTGGCCAACGACCCGCAGTTGCCGCCGGCCTGGTGGTGGGCGGTCACCGCGCTCGCCCTCCTCGCCACCGCGGCGTTGATCGGCCGTCTGGCGGCGGCGCTCGCCCGCGCCTGGCGCGAGCGCGCCGACCCCGCCTCGCCGGGCGCGGCGCGCGCCCTGCTCCTGTGCACCGCGGCGCTGTACCTCGGCCCCTGCGTCGTCATCCCGATGTTCGATCGCTACCTCTTGCCGTTCGTGCCGCTGATCGGCGTCGCCCTCACCCCGCCCGACGGCGGCCGCGGCCTCCACCGTCGCGCGCGTCTCGCCGCCGGCGCCGCGCTCCTCCTGCTCGCCGCCTACGCCGTCGGCGGCACGCACGACTACCTGGCGTGGAACCGCGCCCGCTGGCAGGCGCTGCGCCAGTTGGCGGCCGACGGCGTCGCCGCGAACCGGATCGACGGCGGGATCGAGTTCAACGCGCCGCTGTTCTACGTCGAGGGCGCCACGACGGGCGGCGTCCCCGGCCGCAGTTGGTGGTGGGTCGCCGACGACGAGTACCTGATCGCCATGGGTCCGGTGCCCGGCTACGACGTGGTGCGGGAGCTGCCCTACGGCCGTTGGCTGCTGCCGGGCGGCGGCCGCATCGTCGTCCTGCACCGCGCCGCGCGCTGA
- a CDS encoding thioesterase family protein, whose translation MDFRRMMTLEPHGPDTYVASGPQYPWGGLYGGQIIAQALRAASLTVDPAFRLHSLHAYFIRLGDAAEPIRLEVDRIRNGRAFLTRRVVARQAVGAILNMSTSFQVPEAAAEVQSERMPQVAAPEALRNDSWSPLIERRFLPADIAPGRVGAWLRLAEPIGDDPVLNACALAYLSDDLPSDAVVARHPDRPPRDAPRRFWNASLDHAIWFHRPLRAGDWHLHDVTCRALFGGRGLAIGSVFDRAGQHVATLSQEVLIRPIRSGAGG comes from the coding sequence ATGGACTTCCGCCGCATGATGACGCTGGAGCCGCACGGCCCCGACACCTACGTCGCCAGCGGTCCGCAATACCCCTGGGGCGGTCTCTACGGCGGACAGATCATCGCCCAGGCGCTGCGCGCCGCGTCGCTCACCGTCGATCCGGCGTTCCGCCTGCACTCGCTGCACGCCTACTTCATCCGCCTCGGCGACGCCGCCGAGCCGATCCGGCTCGAGGTCGACCGCATCCGCAACGGCCGCGCGTTCCTCACCCGCCGCGTCGTCGCCCGCCAGGCGGTCGGGGCGATCCTCAACATGTCGACCTCGTTCCAGGTTCCGGAGGCGGCGGCCGAGGTGCAGAGCGAGCGCATGCCGCAGGTGGCGGCCCCGGAGGCGCTGCGCAACGACAGTTGGAGTCCGCTGATCGAGCGCCGCTTCCTGCCCGCCGACATCGCGCCCGGCCGCGTCGGCGCCTGGCTGCGCCTGGCGGAGCCGATCGGCGACGATCCGGTCCTCAACGCCTGCGCGCTGGCCTATCTCTCCGACGATCTGCCGAGCGACGCGGTGGTCGCCCGCCACCCCGACCGGCCGCCGCGCGACGCGCCGCGGCGCTTCTGGAATGCCAGCCTCGATCACGCGATCTGGTTCCACCGGCCGCTGCGCGCCGGCGACTGGCACCTGCACGACGTCACCTGCCGCGCCCTGTTCGGCGGCCGCGGGTTGGCGATCGGTTCGGTGTTCGACCGCGCCGGCCAGCACGTCGCCACCCTGTCGCAGGAGGTCCTGATCCGCCCGATCCGGTCGGGCGCCGGCGGCTGA
- a CDS encoding PaaX family transcriptional regulator — MQPSARGLVLDLLSTLRPGSAMPVGALIEAGGLFGISENNVRVATARLLASGHLARDERGAYRLGGASRSIGAHVRTWRDRDRGTRKWSGGWLVVHQGPAARAAQRGRLRALRLFGFAALRPGLWLRPDNLTQPLDAVRRELAALGLPPGDLVCLLAALDDASEARARRLWDVAALRRTYRELGAALTASEARLARLSPAKAMAESFVLGGRALRQLVLDPLLPDVICPPDERDALLEQMRRYDRLGRQAWATLLQRFDVPSLRTPVDSRLDAARGQHAS; from the coding sequence ATGCAGCCCTCGGCGCGCGGACTGGTGCTCGACCTGCTGTCGACGTTGCGTCCCGGGTCGGCGATGCCGGTCGGCGCGCTGATCGAAGCCGGCGGGCTGTTCGGCATCAGCGAGAACAACGTCCGCGTCGCCACCGCCCGGCTGCTGGCGAGCGGCCACCTGGCGCGCGACGAGCGCGGCGCCTATCGCCTCGGCGGCGCCTCGCGGTCGATCGGCGCCCACGTCCGCACCTGGCGGGATCGCGACCGCGGCACCCGCAAGTGGAGCGGCGGCTGGCTGGTCGTGCACCAGGGCCCGGCGGCGCGCGCGGCGCAGCGCGGGCGCCTGCGGGCCCTGCGCCTGTTCGGCTTCGCCGCTCTCCGCCCGGGGCTCTGGCTGCGCCCCGACAACCTGACGCAGCCGCTCGACGCGGTGCGCCGCGAGTTGGCGGCGCTCGGCCTGCCGCCCGGGGATCTCGTCTGCCTGCTCGCCGCGCTCGACGACGCCAGCGAGGCGCGGGCGCGGCGGCTGTGGGACGTCGCGGCGCTGCGCCGCACCTACCGCGAGCTCGGCGCGGCCCTCACGGCCAGCGAAGCCCGCCTGGCCCGTCTGTCGCCGGCGAAGGCGATGGCGGAGTCGTTCGTGCTCGGCGGGCGGGCCCTGCGCCAGCTCGTGCTCGACCCGCTGCTCCCCGACGTCATCTGCCCGCCCGACGAACGCGACGCGCTGCTCGAGCAGATGCGCCGCTACGACCGCCTCGGCCGCCAGGCCTGGGCGACGCTGCTGCAGCGCTTCGACGTGCCGTCGTTGCGCACGCCGGTCGACAGCCGGCTCGACGCGGCGCGCGGCCAGCACGCGAGCTGA
- a CDS encoding glycosyltransferase family 9 protein: protein MASAAHAAPAARRRGSVGEGAATEAGCQRIAVFLQNRARLGTLVCHIPLVSSLRRRYPAARISIVAPFAEAALLVGEGLADALVPWPRRPWGQIRTVRALAADALITLRPASTFITLLVGLSGARVRIGFETPLARRLFTAVRPRDLTIYRALNYLRLLEPLGVPPSLAEHLRDAAAAAPAAIDPRQENVCLMPGGASPFKLWGIERFLAVAALIRAARPAVRFVVVLGPGERALRQPIARSPLAEVTTILDTPPLAGIAQAVLASQVTVANDCGPSHVAQLLGGPYVAVFANHRGQVERITRQWFHPRPGARWVSGPAGTPITDVTPAEVYRAVAAVWPALARGPEARVGASAGATGG from the coding sequence GTGGCATCCGCGGCGCACGCGGCGCCCGCCGCTCGCCGGCGGGGCTCGGTGGGCGAGGGGGCGGCGACCGAGGCGGGGTGCCAGCGCATCGCGGTGTTCCTGCAGAATCGCGCCCGGCTCGGCACGCTGGTCTGTCACATTCCGCTGGTCAGCTCGTTGCGCCGCCGCTATCCGGCGGCGCGGATCAGCATCGTCGCGCCGTTTGCGGAGGCGGCGCTGCTGGTCGGCGAGGGGCTCGCGGACGCCCTGGTGCCATGGCCGCGCCGGCCGTGGGGGCAGATCCGCACCGTGCGCGCGCTCGCCGCCGACGCGCTGATCACGCTGCGGCCGGCGTCGACCTTCATCACCCTGCTGGTCGGGCTGAGCGGCGCCCGCGTCCGCATCGGCTTCGAGACGCCGCTGGCGCGGCGCCTGTTCACGGCGGTCCGTCCGCGCGATCTCACCATCTATCGCGCGCTCAACTACCTCCGCCTGCTGGAGCCGCTCGGCGTGCCGCCGTCGCTCGCCGAGCACCTGCGCGATGCGGCGGCGGCGGCGCCGGCGGCGATCGACCCGCGCCAGGAGAACGTCTGCCTGATGCCGGGCGGCGCGTCGCCGTTCAAGCTGTGGGGGATCGAGCGCTTCCTCGCCGTCGCCGCGCTGATCCGCGCCGCCCGGCCGGCGGTCCGCTTCGTCGTCGTCCTCGGTCCGGGCGAGCGCGCGCTGCGCCAGCCGATCGCGCGCTCGCCGCTCGCCGAGGTCACCACGATCCTCGACACGCCCCCGCTGGCCGGCATCGCGCAGGCGGTGCTGGCCAGCCAGGTGACGGTGGCCAACGACTGCGGCCCGTCGCACGTCGCGCAACTGCTCGGCGGTCCCTACGTCGCGGTGTTCGCCAACCACCGGGGACAGGTGGAGCGCATCACACGCCAGTGGTTCCATCCGCGGCCGGGGGCGCGCTGGGTGAGCGGGCCCGCGGGCACGCCGATCACCGATGTGACGCCGGCCGAGGTGTACCGCGCCGTGGCGGCGGTGTGGCCGGCGCTGGCGCGCGGACCCGAGGCGCGTGTCGGCGCCAGCGCCGGCGCAACGGGCGGGTGA
- a CDS encoding chemotaxis protein CheW, with the protein MLDSPLITGGAPAADANARVLVCAVDRGLFGIQAGWVEAVYPTAATAVQATRTDSGQRQAFIVHRDEPALIVDLRQAIGLDGLLGTATRDAFVVLRSGPALLALPVDHCVGLRTLDLGGHPPVASAVRRDDGLPVGHLLELDGRMLVVLDPARILDARRRDDILSSQRRARAVCQRQHKLATLWEEIRRTPDPAALRTFASLCGRSGRARAAAGARAVLAALPGGAGDGSGLLPLLMRLAAEGRSGVLTCRCDGAPVALEIAAGRLMAVRSGGEHGRPVLAQVLAARCHEIAFTPGGVEAHRGSGDSTAAAVIAAFEARPVRRRRAGQ; encoded by the coding sequence ATGCTCGACAGCCCCCTCATCACCGGCGGCGCGCCCGCTGCCGATGCCAATGCCCGCGTCCTGGTCTGCGCGGTGGACCGCGGCCTGTTCGGCATCCAGGCCGGATGGGTGGAAGCGGTCTACCCGACCGCCGCGACCGCGGTGCAGGCGACCCGCACCGACAGCGGCCAGCGCCAGGCGTTCATCGTCCACCGCGACGAGCCGGCGCTGATCGTCGACCTGCGGCAGGCCATCGGCCTCGACGGGCTGCTCGGCACGGCGACCCGCGACGCCTTCGTCGTCCTCCGCTCGGGGCCCGCCCTGCTCGCCCTGCCGGTCGACCACTGCGTCGGCCTGCGCACCCTCGATCTCGGCGGCCACCCGCCGGTGGCCAGCGCCGTGCGCCGCGACGACGGCCTGCCGGTCGGCCACCTGCTCGAGCTCGACGGCCGCATGCTGGTGGTGCTCGACCCCGCCCGCATCCTCGACGCCCGACGGCGCGACGACATTCTCTCCTCGCAGCGCCGCGCCCGCGCCGTCTGCCAGCGCCAGCACAAGCTGGCGACGCTGTGGGAGGAGATCCGCCGGACGCCGGATCCGGCGGCGCTGCGCACCTTCGCCTCGCTGTGCGGCCGCAGCGGCCGCGCCCGCGCCGCCGCCGGCGCCCGCGCCGTGCTCGCCGCGCTGCCGGGCGGCGCCGGCGACGGGTCGGGGTTGCTGCCCCTGTTGATGCGCCTCGCCGCCGAGGGCCGCAGCGGCGTGCTCACCTGTCGTTGCGATGGCGCGCCGGTGGCGCTCGAGATCGCCGCCGGCCGTCTGATGGCGGTGCGCAGCGGCGGCGAACATGGGCGTCCGGTGCTGGCGCAGGTGCTCGCCGCGCGCTGTCACGAGATTGCCTTCACCCCCGGCGGGGTAGAGGCGCATCGCGGCAGCGGCGACAGCACCGCCGCCGCGGTCATCGCCGCGTTCGAAGCTCGCCCGGTTCGCCGGCGCCGCGCCGGGCAGTGA
- a CDS encoding DUF2384 domain-containing protein, with product MPRVARGPVESRVAPQAPQQKALLGFFRIMDLWGVGNAEARRLLGSPPQRTFFEWKAGRVRRMPEDALRRVGYVAGIYKALQILYSDPAQADGWVKRPNRAFGDHTPLDRMAAGDVTDLAAVRAYLDAARAPWS from the coding sequence ATGCCCAGGGTCGCGCGCGGGCCGGTCGAATCGCGGGTCGCGCCGCAGGCGCCGCAGCAGAAGGCGCTGCTCGGGTTCTTCCGCATCATGGATCTCTGGGGCGTCGGCAACGCGGAGGCGCGGCGGCTCCTCGGGTCGCCGCCGCAGCGCACGTTCTTCGAGTGGAAGGCCGGCCGGGTGCGGCGCATGCCGGAGGATGCGCTGCGGCGGGTCGGCTACGTGGCCGGCATCTACAAGGCGCTGCAGATCCTCTACTCGGATCCCGCCCAGGCCGACGGCTGGGTGAAGCGGCCGAACCGCGCCTTCGGCGATCATACGCCGCTCGACCGCATGGCGGCGGGCGACGTCACCGATCTGGCCGCCGTGCGCGCCTACCTCGATGCCGCCCGGGCGCCCTGGTCCTGA
- a CDS encoding multicopper oxidase family protein, with the protein MRMRRLAIAAVSMVATGCGGGSSGDAPVPFANPPELVSRDGELYATLTIEPAELTVAGERVRFEALYDGLYMPPLLRVQPGDVVRLAIDNHGPQDTNVHYHGLAVSPLGAGDNVFLTIPPTTTFRYDMPIPADHPAGLFWYHPHFHPEVNHQIAGGLSGGMIVGDILAPFPELADIPERVILLKDLKTADGAPVRNPDPTGPTRRTINGLYQPRITMQPGQLEFWRIGNIGANIYYKLRLDGVRFYVIAQDGNLQNQALAAETLLLPPGKRLEALVYGPPAGGIRELRAERFDTGPAGDHYPAQRLASVASRGPQVTPIPLPTAFPVVPDLRDYPIDRQRTIVFADDPDGNGFTINGKAYDHHCVDTVVELGSVEEWTIQNTAKEEHVFHIHQLDFQVTAVNGVARPFTGYQDTVNLPAATDAGPSTVTAILPFDNPVIVGEFVYHCHIVQHADQGMMANIQVVDPSHPVPIHPCAPPGFDAFAD; encoded by the coding sequence ATGCGGATGCGGAGGCTGGCGATCGCGGCGGTGTCGATGGTGGCGACCGGGTGCGGCGGCGGGTCATCGGGCGACGCGCCGGTGCCGTTCGCCAACCCGCCGGAGCTGGTCAGTCGCGACGGCGAGCTGTACGCCACCCTGACCATCGAGCCCGCCGAGCTGACGGTGGCGGGCGAGCGGGTGCGCTTCGAGGCGCTGTACGACGGTCTGTACATGCCGCCGCTGCTGCGCGTGCAACCGGGCGACGTGGTTCGCCTGGCGATCGACAACCACGGGCCGCAGGACACCAACGTCCACTACCACGGGCTGGCGGTGTCGCCGCTCGGCGCCGGCGACAACGTCTTCCTCACCATCCCGCCGACGACCACGTTCCGCTACGACATGCCCATTCCCGCCGACCATCCGGCCGGCCTCTTCTGGTACCACCCGCACTTCCACCCCGAGGTGAACCACCAGATCGCCGGCGGGCTCTCCGGCGGCATGATCGTCGGCGACATCCTGGCGCCGTTCCCCGAGCTGGCCGACATCCCCGAGCGGGTGATCCTGCTCAAGGACCTGAAGACCGCGGACGGCGCCCCGGTTCGCAATCCGGATCCCACCGGGCCGACCCGGCGCACCATCAACGGCCTCTACCAGCCGCGCATCACCATGCAGCCCGGGCAGCTCGAATTCTGGCGCATCGGCAACATCGGCGCGAACATCTACTACAAGCTGCGCCTCGACGGCGTGCGCTTCTACGTCATCGCCCAGGACGGCAACCTGCAGAACCAGGCGCTGGCGGCGGAGACGCTGCTCCTGCCGCCCGGCAAGCGGCTCGAGGCGCTGGTGTACGGGCCGCCGGCCGGCGGCATCCGCGAGCTGCGCGCCGAGCGTTTCGACACCGGACCGGCGGGCGACCACTATCCGGCCCAGCGCCTGGCCAGCGTCGCCAGCCGCGGCCCGCAGGTGACGCCGATCCCGCTGCCGACCGCGTTCCCGGTCGTGCCCGACCTGCGCGATTACCCCATCGATCGCCAGCGCACCATCGTCTTCGCCGACGATCCCGATGGCAACGGCTTCACGATCAACGGCAAGGCCTACGACCACCACTGCGTGGACACGGTCGTCGAGCTCGGCTCGGTCGAGGAGTGGACGATCCAGAACACGGCGAAGGAGGAGCACGTGTTCCACATCCATCAGCTCGACTTCCAGGTGACCGCGGTCAACGGCGTCGCGCGCCCCTTCACCGGCTATCAGGACACCGTCAACCTGCCGGCGGCGACCGACGCCGGCCCGAGCACCGTCACCGCCATCCTGCCGTTCGACAACCCGGTCATCGTCGGCGAGTTCGTCTACCACTGCCACATCGTGCAACACGCCGATCAGGGCATGATGGCGAACATCCAGGTGGTCGACCCGTCGCATCCGGTGCCGATCCACCCCTGCGCGCCGCCGGGATTCGACGCCTTCGCGGACTGA
- a CDS encoding RES family NAD+ phosphorylase: MPPGRPGPEPRQRRVTWPRATRIVAARYPPIDLFERVSSDPAVWEALIAAEQMVNPRLRDEVGEIRLVPPGERVSGPGASYVMAAFTHRNPAGSRFSDGHAGVYYAARTLRTAVRETAFHFGRIAADSRDPPRYEDMRVLVGRINCRFADVAALPAATRARLLDPDSYAASQAFGDALRAAGAAGVVYPSVRDAGGECVGAFRPTAVGIPVPGKSLKYHWDGARVGRYFDYERGAWVAV, from the coding sequence ATGCCGCCCGGGCGCCCTGGTCCTGAGCCGCGCCAGCGGCGCGTCACCTGGCCGCGGGCGACGCGCATCGTCGCCGCGCGCTATCCGCCGATCGACCTCTTCGAGCGCGTCTCCAGCGATCCCGCCGTCTGGGAGGCGCTGATCGCCGCCGAGCAGATGGTGAACCCGCGACTGCGCGACGAGGTCGGCGAGATCCGCCTCGTGCCGCCAGGCGAGCGGGTGAGCGGGCCGGGGGCCTCGTACGTGATGGCGGCCTTCACGCACCGCAACCCCGCCGGCTCGCGCTTCAGCGACGGACACGCCGGCGTCTACTACGCCGCGCGGACCCTGCGCACCGCGGTGCGCGAGACCGCCTTCCACTTCGGCCGCATCGCCGCCGACAGCCGCGATCCGCCGCGCTACGAGGACATGCGGGTGCTGGTCGGCCGCATCAATTGCCGCTTCGCCGACGTCGCCGCCCTGCCGGCCGCCACGCGGGCGCGTCTCCTCGATCCCGATTCGTACGCCGCCAGCCAGGCGTTCGGCGATGCGTTGCGCGCCGCCGGCGCCGCCGGGGTGGTCTACCCGAGCGTCCGCGATGCGGGCGGCGAGTGCGTCGGCGCCTTCCGGCCGACCGCGGTGGGCATCCCGGTGCCGGGCAAGAGTCTCAAGTACCACTGGGACGGGGCGCGGGTGGGGCGCTACTTCGACTACGAGCGCGGCGCCTGGGTGGCGGTGTGA
- a CDS encoding fatty acid desaturase family protein, which yields MNVPVQTPSTAAIPAWRAALAPEEMRDLLRVRAWRAWLSLAVNWGVTFAAFALVAAWPTPVTIVAAIMLIGTRQLGGAALMHDAAHRALFRHRGLNDWVGNWLCAYPIWSDTDRYRPYHLQHHAHTGTAQDPDLALVRPFPVTGASLRRKLWRDLSGQTGRKFARAAFARTFGRYRDDAAARRAARGVLISNLVLFAILTLAGHPALYLLWVAAWLTTHTLVTRIRFIAEHGMVPDQDDPLRNTRTVLPRWWERLLIVPNRLNFHLEHHLLMTVPHYNLGRLHRLLRDRGVLDQACVERGYLGILARAGSRAA from the coding sequence ATGAACGTCCCCGTCCAGACCCCCTCGACCGCCGCCATCCCGGCGTGGCGCGCCGCGCTGGCGCCGGAGGAGATGCGCGATCTGCTGCGCGTCCGCGCCTGGCGCGCCTGGCTGTCGCTCGCCGTCAACTGGGGCGTGACCTTCGCCGCCTTCGCGCTGGTCGCCGCCTGGCCCACCCCCGTCACCATCGTCGCCGCCATCATGCTCATCGGCACCCGCCAGCTCGGCGGCGCGGCGCTGATGCACGACGCCGCGCACCGGGCGCTGTTCCGCCACCGCGGCCTCAACGACTGGGTCGGCAACTGGCTCTGCGCCTATCCGATCTGGAGCGACACCGATCGGTACCGGCCCTACCACCTGCAGCACCATGCGCACACCGGCACGGCGCAGGATCCGGACCTCGCCCTGGTCCGTCCCTTCCCGGTCACCGGCGCCAGCCTGCGGCGCAAGTTGTGGCGCGACCTCTCCGGCCAGACCGGCCGCAAGTTCGCCCGCGCCGCCTTCGCCCGCACCTTCGGCCGCTACCGCGACGATGCCGCGGCCCGCCGCGCCGCGCGCGGCGTGTTGATTTCCAACCTCGTCCTGTTCGCGATTCTGACGCTCGCCGGGCACCCGGCGCTCTACCTCCTGTGGGTCGCGGCCTGGCTCACCACCCACACGCTGGTGACGCGCATCCGCTTCATCGCCGAGCACGGCATGGTGCCCGACCAGGACGACCCGCTGCGCAACACCCGCACCGTGCTGCCGCGCTGGTGGGAGCGCCTGCTGATCGTGCCCAACCGGCTCAACTTCCACCTCGAGCACCACCTGCTGATGACGGTCCCGCACTACAACCTGGGGCGCCTGCACCGGCTGCTGCGCGACCGCGGCGTGCTCGACCAGGCGTGCGTCGAACGCGGCTATCTCGGCATCCTCGCCCGCGCCGGCAGCCGCGCCGCGTAG